GATTTTGCGTCTTTCCGTACATGTTTCGATGTGGTCGATGATTGGCAGCAGGCCACGGCCATACTCTTTACCAATGACAGTATTCTTGGGCCACTGTGTTCATTGTCGCCGCTATTTGCGGAAATGGATAATCGGCCCGAGGTGTTTTGGGGCTTGAATGATAACTACCAAGGTAAATATCATTTTCAGTCTTTTTTCCTGTATTGCAAAGCACCGGTGTTGGAGTCCAAGGCCTTTCTGCGTTTCTGGATGGATTTGGAGATATTGGACGACAAGAAGGAAATCATAGCGCAGTATGAGGTGGGCTTTTCGAGACGAATGATTCGGGCGGGATTATCCCACGCGGTATTATTTCCGATAGGTGCGACGCTTGACTGTTGTAAGCGTCTTGGCAGTGCCTTTCAGTATCCTGAAATATTTAAGAAGAAAACAGTAAATACCACTCGCTATTGTTGGTATGAGCTCATTGAATATTTGAACTACCCCTTTCTCAAATCTGAAATTCCTCGCGACAATCATTATAAATCGCAACAGATTAATAAAGTCTCTGATATTTTAAAGCGAGCATTACCTGAATCTAGCTGGGCGTATTTAGAGGATGTTATTGCGCCTCTGGACGATGATCTAAACCACTAGCTGGCGATGCTCGGCTTGCCCATAAAGCAATGGTCTTCTGGCGAGCTGGAATTTCATGGTGATGTTTTATGTAAATATTACCTTCTATACGCACGCGCGTTCTGACAACTAATGCCTGAGCACTGCGATGTTAGCCGGCTCGATCAGAGGGTAGGGCAGACGTGATTGTCTGTGTCAGCTAGCCGTAGGTGGCTGATTTACCATAGGATCTGTCAGTTTTTGAGAACACATATAGCACTAGTTAAGTCGGTGTCATCCAGTATCTCTCTTACATAGCTTACAGGTGTTCTTGGTATTGCTGAAAGCGAGAGATTGTTAAACAGGGTATAATCTCGCTTTTGCGTTCAACTTAGCTGCGGTGATCACTGTGGTTAAATCCGCTGTAATTCCTTAGCGGCCTCGCTCTTTTAATATGGTAAATCTCGGTATGTTATTAGTTTCGAAAAAAGAAGATTGGTTCGGTAATGTCCGCGGCGATATTTTAGCCGGCCTAGTTGTCGCCTTGGCATTGATTCCCGAGGCTATCGCCTTCTCTATTATCGCTGGGGTCGATCCCAAAGTTGGTCTCTACGCCTCATTTTGTATAGCGGTAGTGACGGCGGT
This window of the Zhongshania sp. R06B22 genome carries:
- a CDS encoding rhamnan synthesis F family protein translates to MGFISSLLARVNIAKPDPEWRDEFRNSIITCHMGLERDQTKLCFFASFHPQGLISPFVLAYLRALRENGFDIVLCKTSPVLDAGTLESALSLCHKIIHRENIGYDFASFRTCFDVVDDWQQATAILFTNDSILGPLCSLSPLFAEMDNRPEVFWGLNDNYQGKYHFQSFFLYCKAPVLESKAFLRFWMDLEILDDKKEIIAQYEVGFSRRMIRAGLSHAVLFPIGATLDCCKRLGSAFQYPEIFKKKTVNTTRYCWYELIEYLNYPFLKSEIPRDNHYKSQQINKVSDILKRALPESSWAYLEDVIAPLDDDLNH